In one Echinicola marina genomic region, the following are encoded:
- a CDS encoding glycoside hydrolase family 88/105 protein, translated as MTQKPVVTKKIFLALSLIVGLFSCQSKTVEENSGEAKSTGNEENTQVYSTWMADSEIKRNPKGWTLDFNEKPKWEYTHGLIMTAMEQVYEKTGEERFLDYIMNFADFMINDQGEIKTYKKSDFNIDRVNGGKFLIGLYEETGKEKYQLAVEELRDQMRNHPRNSEGGFWHKKVYPHQMWLDGLYMGSPFLARYAAEFDEPELFDDVANQIYVMDKYGYSEETGLYHHAWDESKQQKWADPETGLSKNYWGRSIGWFSMAVVDVLDYLPENHPKRNMIIDVAKKIAAGIVKYQDETGVWYQVVDQGGREGNYLESSCSSMFAYFLLKGSSKGYLDKKYKDAGINAYNGLIKEFIREDEDGGISITNVCGVAGLGGNPYRDGSYEYYINEPIRINDPKGVGPFILASLQYELIK; from the coding sequence ATGACCCAAAAACCAGTTGTTACGAAAAAAATATTTCTTGCACTATCGCTTATAGTGGGATTATTTTCTTGTCAATCAAAAACCGTAGAAGAAAATAGTGGTGAGGCCAAGAGTACAGGAAATGAAGAGAATACACAAGTGTATTCTACTTGGATGGCTGATTCAGAAATTAAAAGAAACCCCAAGGGGTGGACATTGGACTTCAACGAAAAACCAAAGTGGGAATACACTCATGGTCTTATCATGACAGCTATGGAGCAGGTTTATGAAAAGACTGGTGAGGAAAGATTTTTGGATTATATCATGAACTTTGCAGATTTCATGATCAATGATCAAGGTGAAATCAAAACCTATAAAAAGTCAGATTTTAATATTGACAGGGTAAACGGAGGGAAATTTTTGATTGGACTCTACGAAGAAACAGGTAAAGAGAAGTATCAACTAGCAGTAGAGGAATTAAGGGATCAGATGAGAAATCACCCTAGAAATTCTGAGGGAGGTTTTTGGCACAAAAAAGTATACCCCCATCAAATGTGGTTGGATGGGTTATATATGGGATCTCCATTTTTGGCAAGATATGCTGCGGAATTTGATGAACCTGAGCTTTTTGATGATGTCGCCAATCAAATTTACGTTATGGATAAATATGGTTACAGTGAAGAAACTGGCCTTTACCATCATGCATGGGATGAGAGCAAGCAGCAGAAGTGGGCTGATCCAGAAACAGGCCTTTCCAAAAACTATTGGGGTAGAAGTATTGGTTGGTTTAGCATGGCCGTGGTGGATGTTTTGGACTATTTGCCTGAAAATCATCCTAAGCGAAATATGATTATTGATGTAGCTAAGAAAATAGCTGCAGGAATTGTGAAATACCAAGATGAAACGGGTGTTTGGTACCAAGTTGTGGACCAAGGTGGTCGTGAAGGAAACTATTTGGAATCTTCATGTTCAAGTATGTTTGCTTATTTCCTACTTAAGGGATCTTCCAAGGGGTATTTGGATAAAAAATATAAAGATGCTGGAATAAATGCCTATAATGGTTTGATAAAAGAATTTATTCGCGAAGATGAGGATGGAGGGATAAGCATCACCAATGTTTGCGGTGTTGCCGGATTGGGGGGGAACCCTTATAGAGATGGTTCTTATGAATATTATATTAATGAACCGATAAGGATTAATGACCCCAAGGGAGTAGGCCCATTCATCCTTGCTTCTTTGCAGTATGAACTGATCAAATAA
- a CDS encoding LacI family DNA-binding transcriptional regulator produces the protein MNKRKKATIHDIASKLGITASTVSRALNNHPRISDSTKKLVQKAAREVNYQPNNIAAALRNGKSKLIGIIVPTANRNFFSSVVRGIEEIANQLNYKVIISQSYENFEKETQTVDALLSARVDGIIMSIGKNTDNFEHLERVVEKGIPLVLFDRITEEVEVNQVVIDDYIGAYKSVEHLIDNGYTKIAHFTNPRKINIYSERLRGYTDALKDNGLPFDQNLIIESNMQLEDGQQSTLKMLDEGIEFDAIFSSSDYAAMGALQILKDKGISVPEEVGIAGFGNEPFTSFTTPSLTTVDQVSIPMGNVAAELFFELLKADPKKFVPQKTVLKPELIVRGSSTRKIK, from the coding sequence ATGAACAAAAGAAAAAAAGCGACCATCCATGATATAGCTTCAAAATTGGGGATAACTGCAAGCACAGTCTCTAGGGCTTTAAACAATCACCCTAGAATCAGCGATTCCACCAAAAAGCTTGTTCAAAAAGCCGCCAGGGAAGTAAATTACCAGCCCAATAATATAGCAGCTGCCTTAAGAAACGGTAAAAGCAAATTAATTGGAATCATAGTCCCTACGGCCAATAGAAATTTCTTTTCATCCGTGGTCAGAGGGATAGAAGAAATAGCCAACCAGCTCAATTATAAAGTAATCATTAGCCAATCCTACGAAAATTTCGAAAAGGAAACACAAACGGTAGATGCATTGCTAAGTGCACGCGTAGATGGCATCATCATGTCAATAGGAAAAAACACAGATAATTTTGAGCACTTGGAAAGGGTGGTAGAAAAAGGCATTCCCCTTGTTTTGTTTGACAGGATAACCGAAGAGGTAGAGGTAAACCAAGTAGTAATTGATGACTATATAGGCGCTTATAAATCTGTCGAGCATTTGATTGATAACGGTTATACAAAAATTGCCCACTTCACCAATCCCAGGAAAATAAACATTTATAGTGAAAGGCTCAGGGGATATACAGATGCCCTTAAAGACAATGGACTCCCCTTTGATCAAAACTTGATCATTGAAAGTAATATGCAGCTTGAAGATGGGCAACAAAGCACATTAAAGATGTTGGATGAGGGAATAGAATTTGATGCCATTTTTTCCTCCAGTGACTATGCCGCCATGGGCGCTTTACAAATCCTCAAAGACAAGGGCATAAGTGTGCCAGAAGAAGTGGGCATTGCTGGTTTTGGTAATGAACCGTTTACATCATTTACCACCCCTTCATTGACTACAGTCGATCAAGTGAGTATTCCGATGGGAAATGTAGCTGCAGAGTTATTCTTTGAGCTACTTAAAGCTGACCCCAAAAAATTTGTCCCCCAAAAAACGGTACTCAAACCAGAGCTGATCGTACGAGGTTCCTCCACCAGGAAAATAAAATAA